A window of the Anopheles cruzii unplaced genomic scaffold, idAnoCruzAS_RS32_06 scaffold01128_ctg1, whole genome shotgun sequence genome harbors these coding sequences:
- the LOC128276407 gene encoding uncharacterized protein LOC128276407 produces MLSSKDLSSTQKPNIGTSQQVPGNRRNAIDVIDLLSDDDEEGASSRHDASRRSDEPQMHASNKRFEMKPICVRKSHTNSSPLGHQFTYARRSIHAMAERLVVVRSQQQEHAHSTQSPSTSGIILNRTYSKKSSNNSSTGSKNMYEVFDLTSSDSVRDTRNCLPLLNNRNSESSSRGVIRSTSPRYAPPVIDITGSKRTEQRPSFVRRSFHKPSTSSSVVTTIDLEQELSADNEPTSPTVKTHDKNDASSRLSPAVIATDTLSVPLAEMRKQSVLAEHMDVSDGEEINLELLDGTEQPVVGCSARDTVSLVERSPKDPSIEGGVPDAQEQCRSPEAPDDGSSMENSYGDVSSSGCAKYSSTKHSLGHRQGECQRRQSMNEFDLKLAEINETMSPMTHKDRVEQWRVTEEDLLHSIPTKSQIEASSLGPKRSFFEMVHISSDEDSNDQEAEPGSRGSLLANKKRRSGSKSFPETSRSLDDGSDLDFRKDQINPEIDKRPTAQPTMIVERKNYHKLPIRFRPCDGCYLASSRDKLKICDRSSSCDCRRWQSFQVGQSIVPENRSKDKAYAQLLSRDRERDNFLNYLRISPFHRASQQQHTADGSRTNPPYPLTEPMATGAGISVPQTEANFAKASAGTVKNKVKHSVQRVIHRKTRPKPKKKSSTKSKPHSSIIASSGILGVRRLVLRSSLRSGKIIRYRSTFVGLRQNSRAKAPKPHPGKVEAEVPPSPVDMKVENTVQSKEEITTDSPASHTPFHPQDEGKRLQHSLPPTLPPSSSPVIRKSKRSHQPTVKSLRCSVDSAVSSSTSADIHESKRSKECQTTETLLPCVPVAPEPPRCMNDGKPTRNPLNRSEGEVLNAFLLDEQLIVVQTGLVSFWKYSRLSVLLGVKQEWQRIAQQQRWVCDAELDTQNANRIGYNDGNPHYLEPRARNLKHDESRACPLASVYVNAYFLDVHLKYPDQRNDAAADADQGQTAIDGSDLDESGVYEQIIRLKSYQLDTIKSALEDVLFVPLPNSRYFIVCWYEHISELEARTGLCKYSLTPDLETLASIREFPIVRQKLTSLRCVNDKKLLGLGESTVHIWCYESGSLLRTIDLKITLGLVIGSFLHEEEMISTLFLMQLQKLPTSSENNRKRIKMIAINLHTATWYVGHSFDIALTSTRVTGESQVQSSAAVDDRQTSQRYCVTFQSGELLLINLSDPTVCWTNHKKLEKDILHAEENSFHVCSRLRSKTGEVYRPKERLLNVYNWHDGRDLLLYSDQCLSIKSIDEYMLECK; encoded by the exons ATGCTGAGTAGTAAAGATTTGAGTAGTACACAAAAACCCAACATTGGCACCAGCCAACAAGTGCCGGGAAACCGCCGAAATGCGATAGATGTCATAGATCTTCTtagcgacgatgacgaggaagGGGCATCCTCCAGGCACGATGCCAGCCGCCGTAGCGATGAGCCTCAAATGCATGCCTCTAATAAACGCTTTGAAATGAAACCCATATGTGTGCGAAAGTCGCACACCAACAGTTCTCCCCTTGGCCATCAATTTACGTATGCCCGACGTTCGATTCACGCAATGGCGGAGCGTCTTGTTGTAGTTCGATCACAGCAACAAGAGCATGCACATTCAACACAATCGCCTTCCACCAGTGGAATCATTTTGAACCGGACATACAGCAAAAAATCTTCCAATAACAGTTCCACAGGCTCCAAGAACATGTACGAAGTTTTCGATCTCACTTCTTCGGATTCAGTACGTGACACGAGAAACTGCCTACCATTGCTAAACAACAGAAACTCAGAGAGCAGTAGTCGTGGAGTAATTCGTTCTACATCACCCAGATATGCAC CACCTGTTATTGACATAACTGGCAGCAAACGTACCGAGCAACGGCCGAGTTTTGTTCGCCGATCGTTTCATAAACCGTCTACATCGAGCTCAGTTGTCACAACCATCGATTTGGAACAAGAATTGTCGGCTGATAATGAGCCTACTTCTCCGACCGTGAAAACACATGACAAGAACGATGCATCGAGTCGCTTGTCACCGGCAGTTATTGCGACAGATACACTGAGTGTTCCATTGGCcgaaatgagaaaacaatCGGTCTTAGCTGAGCACATGGATGTTTCTGATGGAGAGGAGATAAACCTGGAGCTGttggacggaacggaacaaccaGTCGTTGGGTGTTCGGCCAGAGACACTGTTTCGCTCGTTGAACGATCACCAAAAGATCCTTCTATCGAAGGCGGTGTTCCCGATGCGCAAGAGCAGTGCCGTTCACCGGAGGCACCGGATGATGGTAGTTCGATGGAAAATTCGTATGGCGACGTGTCGAGTTCCGGATGCGCAAAATATTCCTCCACGAAACACAGCTTAGGCCATCGACAGGGTGAATGTCAGCGAAGGCAGTCGATGAACGAGTTCGATCTAAAACTGGCAGAAATCAACGAAACCATGTCACCGATGACGCACAAGGATCGGGTCGAACAGTGGCGCGTTACGGAGGAAGACCTCCTTCACTCGATTCCAACGAAGTCACAAATCGAAGCTAGTAGTTTGGGTCCCAAGCGTTCATTCTTCGAAATGGTGCACATCTCCAGCGATGAAGATTCGAATGATCAGGAGGCGGAACCGGGTTCCAGAGGCAGTttgttggcaaacaaaaaacgacgcTCTGGTTCAAAAAGTTTCCCTGAAACATCGCGTTCGCTGGACGACGGCAGCGACTTGGATTTTCGTAAAGATCAAATTAACCCGGAAATTGATAAACGACCAACTGCCCAGCCAACCATGATcgtagaaagaaaaaattaccACAAATTACCGATCCGGTTTCGTCCTTGCGATGGGTGCTATCTCGCATCATCGAGGGATAAGTTAAAGATATGTGACCGATCGAGCTCTTGTGATTGCCGTCGTTGGCAATCGTTCCAAGTTGGACAGTCGATTGTTCCGGAAAATCGTAGCAAGGACAAAGCCTATGCTCAGTTGCTGAGTAGGGATAGGGAGCGTGATAACTTCCTTAACTACTTGCGCATCAGTCCGTTCCATCGGGcgtcccaacaacaacacactgcCGATGGAAGCAGGACAAATCCACCCTACCCCCTAACGGAGCCGATGGCAACTGGAGCAGGCATTAGTGTCCCTCAAACTGAAGCCAACTTTGCTAAAGCTTCGGCTGGGACGGTAAAGAACAAAGTCAAGCACTCGGTTCAGCGCGTTATTCACAGGAAAACGCGCCCAAagccgaagaaaaaatcatctACCAAAAGCAAACCGCATTCGTCCATTATTGCCAGCAGCGGTATTCTTGGCGTAAGGCGGCTTGTATTACGTAGCTCACTGCGAAGCGGTAAGATTATACGTTATCGCAGTACGTTTGTAGGTTTGCGCCAAAACTCACGAGCGAAAGCACCCAAGCCTCATCCGGGCAAAGTGGAAGCGGAAGTTCCACCTTCCCCCGTTGACATGAAGGTTGAAAACACGGTGCAATCAAAAGAGGAAATCACCACCGATTCGCCCGCATCGCACACTCCATTCCATCCACAGGATGAAGGGAAGCGTCTGCAGCACTCACTGCCACCAACATTGCCACCATCTTCGTCGCCGGTGATTCGAAAGTCGAAACGTTCGCACCAGCCAACCGTCAAATCGCTGCGATGTTCTGTCGATAGTGCCGTTAGCAGTTCGACCAGTGCCGACATTCATGAGAGTAAACGATCAAAAGAGTGCCAGACGACGGAGACACTACTACCATGCGTACCGGTGGCACCAGAGCCTCCGCGGTGTATGAACGATGGTAAACCAACGAGAAACCCATTGAACCGATCCGAGGGCGAGGTTCTGAATGCGTTCCTGCTCGACGAACAGCTCATCGTGGTACAGACGGGACTGGTGAGTTTCTGGAAATACTCCCGACTAAGTGTGCTGCTGGGAGTGAAACAAGAGTGGCAACGCATCGCCCAACAGCAGCGATGGGTGTGTG ACGCCGAGCTCGACACACAGAACGCCAACCGTATCGGTTACAACGATGGCAATCCACACTACCTGGAACCGAGGGCACGAAATTTAAAACACGATGAATCGCGAGCCTGCCCGCTGGCCTCGGTCTACGTTAATGCGTATTTTCTCGATGTGCACCTAAAGTATCCGGACCAACGGAACGATGCAGCGGCAGATGCGGATCAAGGACAAACTGCTATCGACGGTAGTGATTTGGACGAAAGTGGTGTTTACGAGCAAATCATACGATTGAAATCCTATCAGCTGGACACTATAAAAAG TGCCCTCGAAGACGTACTTTTCGTGCCGCTGCCAAACTCGCGCTACTTCATCGTCTGCTGGTACGAGCACATCTCCGAGCTTGAAGCGCGGACGGGGCTGTGCAAATACAGCTTGACGCCCGACCTGGAGACACTAGCGAGCATCCGTGAATTTCCGATCGTAAGACAGAAACTGACCAGTTTGAGGTGTGTGAACGATAAAAAGCTACTGGGGCTTGGTGAATCGACGGTACACATATGGTGCTACGAAAGCGGGTCTTTGTTGCGTACGATCGATCTGAAGATCACTCTCGGACTTGTCATCGGCAGTTTTTTGCACGAAGAAGAG ATGATAAGTACACTGTTTCTGATGCAACTGCAGAAGTTGCCGACATCCAGCGAAAACAATCGGAAACGCATCAAAATGATCGCCATTAATTTACACACAGCCACCTGGTATGTTGGGCACAGCTTCGACATTGCTCTTACTTCAACGCG AGTGACGGGAGAAAGTCAAGTTCAAAGTTCCGCTGCCGTTGACGATCGCCAAACCAGTCAACGGTACTGCGTGACTTTTCAGAGCGGGGAACTGTTGCTCATCAACCTGAGCGATCCGACTGTCTGCTGGACGAACCATAAAAAGCTGGAGAAGGATATTCTGCACGCGGAAGAGAACTCCTTTCACGTCTGTTCGCGCTTACGTAGCAAAACGGGTGAAGTTTATCGGCCGAAAGAACGGTTACTGAATGTGTACAACTGGCACGATGGACGCGATCTTTTGCTATACAGTGATCAATGTTTGTCCATTAAATCGATTGACGAGTACATGTTGGAGTGCAAATGA